In Peromyscus leucopus breed LL Stock chromosome 16_21, UCI_PerLeu_2.1, whole genome shotgun sequence, a single genomic region encodes these proteins:
- the Susd2 gene encoding sushi domain-containing protein 2: protein MKLALLPWSLMLLVTIPGPRPTAGTLTSCSLHCGEQMGPCSCHPTCMGLHNCCEDFLNYCLEISPSSGSMMGGKDFVVQHLEWPHPTGSVFCRFKESVQTLGYVDSLNQVHCISPLLYESGHIPFTISLDNGRSFPHAGTWLAAHPYKVSESEKSQLVNETHWQYYGTVADTGGNLSLTWNASLLPMLAVTIELWGYEETGKPYSENWTAKWSYLYSLTRNTPNSGFFTFTPKPASPEHQRWKVGALRISSSQNYAGQQDVLALWTNDHALAWHLGDDFRADSVAWAREQCLAWEALEDQLPNFLTELPDCPCTLAQARADSGRFFTDYGCDIEHGSVCTYHPGAVHCVRSVQASPKYGSGQQCCYTAAGTQLLTSDSTSGSTPDRGHDWGAPPYRTPPRVPGMSHWLYDVMSFYYCCLWAPECSRYMKRRPSSDCRNYRPPRLASAFGDPHFVTFDGTSFSFSGSGEYVLLEATLSDLRVQGRAQPGKMPNGTEARGTGLTAVAVQEYNSDVLEVRLADSPQVLQVLLNQKALSFAEQNWMDLKGMFLSVTSEDKVSIMLSSGAGLEVGKQGPFLSVTILLPEKFLTHTQGLLGTLNDNPKDDFTLPNGQVLPPNASAQQVFQFGANWTVPSSSSLFTYDSQFLVDKFLNQPKHDPNFKPLFPNETTLSPSQSEEMDRLCERDHFCTLDVISTGDPSVGNATRAAHQLHQQRLKSLQPVVSCGWLPPPSNGHKEGLKYLVGSTVRFSCKSGYGLVGSEASTCRADGTWSTPTPECQPGRSYTVLLSIIFGGLAIVALISIIYMLLHRRRKSNMSMWSSQP from the exons ATGAAGCTGGCCCTCCTGCCTTGGAGTTTGATGCTGCTGGTAACAatcccaggccccaggcccacaGCAG GCACCCTGACGAGCTGCTCCCTGCACTGTGGAGAACAGATGGGACCCTGCTCTTGCCATCCGACCTGCATGGGCCTCCACAACTGTTGTGAAGACTTTCTGAACTACTGCCTAGAGATCTCACCCTCCTCGGGCTCCATGATGGGGGGCAAAGACTTCGTGGTGCAGCATTTAGAGTGGCCTCACCCTACTGGCAGCGTCTTTTGCAG GTTTAAGGAGAGTGTCCAGACCCTTGGCTATGTGGACAGCTTGAATCAAGTGCACTGTATCTCACCCTTGCTCTATGAAAGCGGCCACATCCCCTTCACCATCTCACTGGACAATGGCCGTTCCTTCCCCCACGCAGGCACTTGGCTAGCTG CACATCCCTACAAAGTGTCCGAGTCCGAGAAGAGCCAGCTGGTGAATGAGACCCACTGGCAATATTACGGGACGGTGGCGGACACCGGTGGAAACCTCAGCCTCACCTGGAATGCCTCTCTGCTGCCCATGCTGGCTGTCACCATTGAGCTGTGGGGCTATGAGGAGACAG gAAAACCCTACTCTGAGAACTGGACGGCCAAGTGGTCCTATCTGTACTCTCTGACTAGAAACACCCCCAACTCTGGCTTCTTTACTTTCACCCCCAAACCTGCATCTCCTGAGCACCAGAGGTGGAAAGTAGGTGCCCTGAGGATCAGCAGCAGCCAGAACTATGCAGGACAACA GGATGTGCTGGCCCTCTGGACCAATGATCACGCGCTGGCCTGGCACCTGGGTGATGACTTCCGGGCAGACTCTGTAGCCTGGGCCCGGGAACAATGCCTGGCCTGGGAGGCACTAGAAGATCAGCTGCCCAACTTCCTGACAGAGCTGCCAGACTGCCCCTGCACACTGGCCCAGGCCAGAGCGGACTCTGGCCGCTTCTTC ACTGACTATGGCTGTGACATTGAACATGGCAGTGTTTGCACCTACCACCCAGGGGCTGTGCATTGTGTGCGCTCTGTGCAGGCCAG CCCCAAGTATGGCTCAGGCCAACAGTGCTGCTACACAGCAGCAGGCACACAACTCCTGACCTCCGACTCGACGAGCGGCAGCACCCCTGACCGCGGCCACGACTGGGGTGCACCCCCATACCGCACCCCTCCCCGTGTGCCGGGCATGTCCCATTGGCTCTATGACGTCATGAGCTTCTACTACTGTTGTCTCTGGGCACCTGAGTGTTCCCGCTATATGAAGCGGCGGCCCTCCAGTGACTGCCGAAACTATAGACCGCCACGCCTGG cctctgcctttggGGACCCCCACTTTGTCACCTTCGATGGCACCAGCTTCTCATTCAGCGGAAGCGGCGAGTACGTGCTGTTGGAGGCAACATTAAGTGACCTGAGGGTGCAGGGACGGGCCCAGCCTGGGAAGATGCCCAATG GCACCGAGGCCCGGGGCACAGGACTGACTGCAGTAGCTGTCCAAGAGTACAACTCGGATGTGCTGGAGGTGAGGTTGGCAGACAGCCCTCAGGTCCTGCAAGTGTTGCTGAACCAGAAAGCACTCAGTTTCGCTGAACAGAATTGGATGGACCTGAAGG GTATGTTCCTGTCAGTGACTTCTGAGGATAAGGTATCGATCATGTTGTCATCGGGGGCTGGCCTTGAGGTCGGTAAACAAGGTCCTTTCCTGAGTGTGACCATCCTGCTGCCTGAGAAGTTCCTGACCCACACCCAAGGTCTACTGGGGACACTCAACGATAACCCCAAAGATGACTTCACCCTGCCCAATGGGCAGGTCCTGCCCCCGAATGCCAGTGCTCAGCAGGTGTTCCAGTTTGGAGCCAACT GGACTGTCCCCAGCTCCTCTTCCTTGTTCACCTATGACTCCCAGTTTCTGGTCGACAAATTCTTGAACCAACCCAAGCACGACCCCAACTTCAAACCACTCTTCCCCAATGAGACCACACTCAGCCCCAGCCAGTCAGAAGAAATGGACAGACTGTGTGAGCGTGACCATTTCTGCACCCTTGACGTGATAAGTACAGGGGACCCGAGTGTGGGCAATGCCACACGGGCCGCCCACCAACTACACCAGCAGCGTCTGAAGAGCCTGCAGCCTG TGGTGTCCTGTGGCTGGCTACCCCCACCTTCGAATGGGCACAAGGAAGGCTTGAAGTACCTGGTGGGCTCCACTGTCCGTTTCAGCTGCAAAAGCGGCTATGGCTTGGTAGGATCAGAGGCTAGCACCTGCCGGGCGGACGGTACCTGGTCCACGCCCACCCCAGAGTGCCAGCCAG GACGGAGCTACACGGTGCTGCTGAGTATCATCTTCGGAGGTCTGGCCATAGTGGCTCTCATTTCTATCATCTACATGTTGCTGCATCGCCGCAGGAAGAGCAACAT GAGCATGTGGAGTTCACAGCCCTGA